One stretch of Cheilinus undulatus linkage group 5, ASM1832078v1, whole genome shotgun sequence DNA includes these proteins:
- the cenatac gene encoding coiled-coil domain-containing protein 84: MGAHYCAICRQTTFNGKGHIFGKNHQSRLRVVLLKFLEKVKEARRTLRKPQVEKFDCTQHKQTFWCYCCELEVERNVTDGNMTVLYGGLLEHMATPEHKKNIHKFWWENKADPKFRDKFIITEEETERFKTEVANALESFVENEDEFIKQQADHIRAQEKHRQEVLQSLLEHDADPEIKGSNGAGISTENAVSSHVEYQGYAQQVGSSSIESMVEVPRAAAGQGLTFIGYQDSTNSGNVHTGAVPPWLQDDPLEGTSGGAAHSEIGPSLQEFLKQKEQEKLKKLPPNRVGANFDHSSQTDANWLPSFGRVWNSGRRWQSRHQFRQEEGQKKRQKRKREHSTEASIKAKSTEQLANFDA; the protein is encoded by the exons ATGGGTGCACATTACTGTGCCATATGTAGGCAAACAACGTTCAACGGTAAGGGACACATCTTTGGGAAAAACCACCAAAGCAGACTCAGAGTGGTTCTCCTGAAATTCCTAGAAAAG GTGAAGGAGGCTCGCAGGACACTCAGGAAACCCCAAGTAGAGAAGTTTGACTGCACTCAACATAAGCAGACGTTCTGGTGCTACTGCTGTGAGCTTGAAGTTGAAAGAAATGTGACAGATGGCAACATGACTGTGCTGTACGGGGGCTTGTTAGAACACATGGCCAC GCCAGAACACAAGAAAAACATTCACAAGTTCTGGTGGGAAAATAAAGCTGATCCCAAATTTAGGGACAAGTTTATCATCACAGAGGAGGAAACTGAAAG gtttaaaaCTGAGGTTGCTAATGCATTGGAATCATTTGTGGAAAACGAGGATGAATTCATAAAACAG CAAGCTGATCACATACGGGCTCAGGAGAAGCATCGTCAAGAGGTCCTTCAGTCTCTTTTAGAG CATGATGCAGATCCAGAGATCAAAGGATCCAACGGTGCGGGCATATCTACAGAGAATGCTGTCAG CTCTCATGTCGAATATCAAGGGTACGCCCAGCAGGTGGGGAGCAGCTCCATTGAGTCAATGGTTGAAGTACCAAGGGCTGCAGCAGGACAAGGCCTGACTTTCATTGGTTATCAG GATTCCACAAACAGTGGAAATGTTCACACAG GTGCAGTCCCTCCTTGGCTACAGGATGATCCCCTGGAGGGAACCTCGGGAGGTGCAGCACATTCAGAGATTGGCCCTTCACTCCAAGAGTTCctcaaacaga AGGaacaagaaaaactgaaaaaacttcCTCCAAATAGAGTGGGAGCAAACTTTGATCACAGCTCACAAACAGATGCCAATTGGCTGCCCTCCTTTGGTAGAGTGTGGAACAGCGGGAGACGCTGGCAGTCCAG GCACCAATTTAGACAAGAAGAggggcagaagaagagacagaagaggaagagggagcaTAGCACAGAGGCGTCAATAAAAGCTAAATCTACAGAACAGCTGGCAAATTTTGACGCTTAA